From a single Gimesia fumaroli genomic region:
- a CDS encoding phage tail tape measure protein, translating to MSSTIHALRAIVSTKTAGFVRGMKAAISATRQLRQQWVSAAKDTASAGARIVMVIGAIGLISATTFGKFEQTMTRVGAVTRTLGTRDFKTLEDAARDAGRTTVFTATQSAEAMEKLGLAGLKVNEITTALKPTLQLASAAQLSIAQAADISAKTMRAYGAEAKDLTHINDVLAATFTSSNTDLTQLAEALKMVGPVANSVNVNLRDTVSILGIMGDAGFQASLAGTALRNAFIHIANPSAKANKLLKDMNINTAGPLIDTLSQLEMALRSVANPQERLAIVSEIFGVRAGPAMIAVLDRGTDAVREFAKGINEAAGLTAKMEEANLSTQVGQIELLKSSISDLVIEIGEHQSDALVGATNEFKKYLEEHKPGIVEKVSNATIALVNGLKNLVQWLNEASPGLKEAWDMMAGFMGPIRDFIAAHPGILATMLALKAVSALGVTQAITSLGTALAGSVSGLAAFISWVRAASVSTKLFSASIVTLQTVLGIGVVVALAMALKKVASWAQKNFGVFNPLIAIYREFMSVVCDVSGIIRRELGPVFSDISNIVSNELMPVLKEIWVETKNELLPAFADMARTLAKALFPEFKKFAQIIRDEVIPMVRTMIPSFKNILKAIGDLVVAGFKVATPVMRELVKFGFWALHGAIVAVTEVVGFAVDALAGMANLIDSTLTPVLKALGIEMDKNQEKLEKEIKTLKERNDLEKDRTKAVKDAVEDAKKIADAAINMGTGEDPKKQLIALLNARQRIEQIAAEAHDAFKKGLIEEEDLNRVKELEGTLSQVAKRFFEAKATFDQSRSLQDNAPFTPVDQAAEGQSAIQAEVDPNEIANILRDSRRDAKDRELPGFSKVRDFIDLGPTQEQFNQFLGTIEGMTPQIRQDISELYDYILQDGEFTASEMDYLATRTASRLQRQSQFEDERERKQEVYKQSLQQLGTMMQGLKGKIPNRVLESLAGSFNSLREQFRDGKIGIDEYKSGVSALTKETQKAADAAKAAAAAEERKRLIQGKFSAKDFKTALEDRIIAFRQQQFSSAVERSFNAMFGFNQQMGLATEGFGQLRSGLDGFGDKLGSAFGGVSQVSDQAIQTLRSFFSSTQGQAANLRNQITQLEQNMTLVDTYSARKRIQDMIDNLLNQLDAVTQAPPPTFSGVTGNNFFKDPGLQSVNTQNNRNEINLPNVTRISQIEVDELYDRLDQVAQRRGGRFSG from the coding sequence ATGAGTTCCACAATCCACGCACTTAGAGCAATCGTCAGTACGAAGACGGCTGGCTTTGTGCGCGGAATGAAGGCGGCAATCTCTGCGACTCGTCAGCTACGTCAGCAGTGGGTGTCTGCCGCCAAAGACACGGCTTCTGCAGGGGCCAGAATCGTCATGGTGATTGGTGCCATTGGCCTGATCTCTGCGACCACATTCGGTAAATTCGAACAGACGATGACCCGCGTTGGGGCAGTGACTCGCACATTGGGAACCCGCGATTTCAAAACTCTTGAAGATGCGGCTCGTGATGCTGGCCGAACCACGGTATTCACGGCAACGCAGTCTGCAGAGGCAATGGAGAAGCTGGGACTGGCTGGCCTGAAGGTGAATGAAATCACCACGGCATTAAAGCCAACACTGCAACTTGCTTCTGCTGCTCAGCTTTCGATCGCGCAGGCCGCAGACATTAGTGCGAAGACAATGCGTGCCTATGGCGCGGAAGCGAAAGACCTGACGCATATCAACGACGTTTTGGCCGCAACATTCACCAGCTCCAATACTGATTTAACGCAGCTTGCGGAAGCGTTGAAGATGGTAGGGCCGGTTGCTAACTCTGTGAACGTGAATCTCAGAGATACAGTTTCCATTTTAGGCATCATGGGTGATGCAGGCTTTCAGGCTTCGCTCGCAGGTACTGCACTGCGAAACGCATTCATTCATATCGCTAACCCGTCTGCAAAAGCCAATAAGCTTTTGAAAGACATGAATATCAATACAGCTGGCCCACTGATTGATACTCTGAGTCAATTGGAAATGGCATTGCGAAGCGTTGCTAACCCGCAAGAAAGGCTGGCAATTGTTTCGGAAATATTTGGCGTTCGTGCTGGGCCGGCAATGATTGCGGTGTTGGACCGTGGAACGGATGCAGTACGGGAATTCGCTAAAGGGATAAATGAAGCAGCTGGATTGACAGCTAAAATGGAAGAGGCCAATCTAAGCACGCAGGTTGGCCAAATCGAATTGCTGAAGTCATCCATTTCGGACCTGGTCATTGAGATAGGTGAGCATCAGAGCGACGCTCTTGTAGGTGCAACAAACGAATTTAAAAAATACCTGGAAGAGCATAAGCCGGGAATTGTAGAGAAGGTTTCGAACGCAACCATCGCCTTGGTTAACGGTTTGAAGAATCTTGTTCAATGGCTCAATGAGGCATCGCCTGGCTTGAAAGAAGCCTGGGATATGATGGCTGGCTTCATGGGGCCGATACGGGATTTTATTGCAGCACACCCCGGAATCCTGGCTACCATGCTGGCGCTGAAAGCAGTCAGTGCATTGGGAGTTACTCAGGCAATCACAAGTCTGGGAACTGCTCTTGCAGGTTCAGTATCTGGTCTCGCCGCGTTCATATCATGGGTAAGAGCAGCAAGTGTATCGACAAAGTTATTTTCTGCCTCGATAGTCACACTTCAAACGGTTCTTGGAATCGGAGTTGTCGTTGCTCTGGCTATGGCCTTGAAAAAAGTAGCTTCATGGGCTCAAAAGAACTTTGGTGTTTTCAATCCGTTAATTGCAATTTACCGTGAATTCATGTCCGTCGTTTGTGATGTCAGTGGCATCATTAGGCGCGAACTCGGACCGGTTTTTTCAGATATCAGCAACATAGTCAGTAACGAATTGATGCCAGTTCTAAAAGAGATCTGGGTCGAAACAAAAAACGAGTTGCTACCTGCATTTGCTGATATGGCCCGCACTCTCGCAAAAGCTTTATTCCCGGAATTCAAGAAGTTTGCACAGATCATCAGGGATGAAGTCATCCCGATGGTTCGCACCATGATACCAAGCTTCAAGAACATCTTGAAAGCGATAGGTGATCTGGTCGTTGCCGGATTCAAAGTTGCAACACCGGTAATGCGAGAGTTGGTAAAATTCGGATTCTGGGCATTGCACGGTGCCATTGTTGCAGTTACTGAGGTTGTAGGATTTGCAGTTGACGCTCTCGCTGGTATGGCAAATCTGATTGATTCCACATTGACACCTGTGCTAAAAGCGCTCGGTATTGAAATGGATAAAAATCAGGAGAAACTAGAAAAGGAAATCAAGACGCTCAAGGAGCGTAATGATCTCGAAAAAGATCGCACCAAGGCAGTGAAAGACGCCGTCGAGGATGCAAAGAAGATTGCTGATGCTGCAATAAACATGGGGACTGGAGAAGACCCAAAGAAACAGTTAATAGCTTTATTAAATGCGCGACAGAGGATTGAGCAGATTGCTGCCGAAGCACATGACGCATTTAAGAAAGGGTTGATAGAAGAAGAGGATCTTAATCGAGTCAAAGAATTGGAAGGAACACTTAGCCAGGTAGCCAAAAGGTTTTTTGAAGCCAAGGCGACTTTCGATCAATCACGATCCTTGCAGGACAACGCGCCGTTTACCCCAGTCGATCAGGCGGCGGAAGGGCAGTCAGCAATTCAGGCTGAAGTTGATCCAAATGAAATTGCAAACATCCTACGCGATTCCAGGCGGGATGCCAAAGACAGGGAACTCCCGGGCTTCTCAAAAGTCAGGGACTTCATTGACCTCGGCCCCACACAGGAACAGTTCAATCAGTTCCTCGGCACCATTGAGGGTATGACGCCACAGATCCGGCAGGACATCTCAGAGCTATACGATTACATTCTCCAGGACGGAGAGTTTACTGCGAGTGAGATGGACTATCTTGCAACCAGAACGGCCAGCCGACTTCAACGGCAAAGCCAGTTTGAAGACGAACGTGAACGCAAACAGGAAGTCTACAAGCAGTCATTACAGCAACTCGGGACGATGATGCAGGGACTGAAAGGTAAGATCCCCAATCGCGTTCTCGAATCTCTGGCCGGTTCGTTCAACTCGCTACGTGAACAATTCCGCGATGGTAAGATCGGCATCGACGAATACAAGTCTGGTGTATCAGCCCTGACGAAAGAGACACAGAAAGCAGCCGATGCTGCCAAAGCTGCCGCAGCTGCAGAAGAACGCAAGCGGTTGATTCAGGGTAAGTTCTCCGCAAAGGATTTCAAAACGGCGTTAGAAGACCGGATCATTGCCTTCAGGCAACAGCAGTTCTCCAGCGCGGTAGAGCGTTCCTTCAATGCCATGTTTGGCTTCAATCAGCAGATGGGACTGGCCACAGAAGGCTTCGGCCAACTTCGCAGCGGTCTGGATGGATTCGGTGATAAGCTGGGTTCTGCCTTTGGTGGTGTCTCACAGGTCTCTGACCAGGCCATCCAGACACTTCGCTCGTTCTTCAGTTCAACACAAGGTCAGGCTGCCAACCTGCGGAACCAGATCACTCAACTTGAGCAGAACATGACGCTCGTTGATACCTATTCGGCACGCAAGCGAATTCAGGACATGATTGACAATCTGCTCAATCAACTGGACGCCGTCACCCAGGCACCACCTCCAACGTTCTCGGGAGTTACAGGCAACAACTTCTTTAAAGACCCGGGCCTGCAGTCAGTTAATACGCAAAACAACCGGAACGAAATCAATCTGCCGAATGTGACCCGTATTTCTCAGATCGAAGTGGACGAGCTGTACGACAGGCTTGATCAGGTGGCTCAGCGCCGTGGAGGTCGATTCAGTGGCTAG
- a CDS encoding glycosyltransferase → MKTLCQCKAAGLCPRHLKEKTPAEVRQCQSDWHHYHYCERKTDNLQPGHITTGKRDPVTCDVIIPYHPATFEWVEESVNSILNQNCARPIIHLIADGFPTSEDALRFKFNDAPNVRKWRNKTAVGPFISTMRIFDHLETDIMLVQDSDDIAMPDRCWYTVACLEQTGREIFGASVQQFIDHKWSCPLVERIYHKSPTLTSGNINEANPGGNVVHPTMGIRKSTFEKLNGYTEALTAADTHLIRRAHEMGCSFFISPDVVALRRLHSKSLSHGKRIGFGSSELKAIHVTFETHYRQIAAGAKPEGFGALNQHRNSDQIERVK, encoded by the coding sequence ATGAAAACCCTTTGTCAATGTAAAGCAGCGGGGCTTTGTCCGCGTCACCTGAAAGAGAAGACGCCGGCAGAAGTTAGGCAATGCCAGTCTGACTGGCACCATTATCACTATTGCGAGCGGAAGACCGACAACCTGCAGCCAGGGCACATCACTACAGGAAAGCGAGATCCTGTTACCTGTGACGTCATCATTCCATATCACCCCGCAACATTCGAATGGGTAGAAGAATCCGTCAATTCGATCCTGAACCAGAACTGTGCCAGGCCGATTATCCATCTGATCGCAGATGGCTTCCCAACCTCAGAGGATGCCCTGCGGTTTAAGTTCAACGACGCGCCAAACGTGCGAAAGTGGCGAAACAAAACGGCCGTTGGTCCATTCATTTCCACCATGCGAATTTTCGACCATCTGGAAACCGACATCATGTTGGTTCAGGACTCGGATGATATCGCCATGCCCGACCGTTGCTGGTATACGGTGGCGTGCCTGGAACAGACCGGTCGTGAGATCTTCGGCGCGTCAGTCCAGCAGTTCATTGACCACAAGTGGTCTTGCCCTCTGGTCGAACGAATCTACCACAAATCTCCAACACTGACATCTGGCAACATCAACGAAGCAAACCCAGGTGGGAACGTGGTTCATCCGACTATGGGTATCAGGAAGTCAACTTTTGAAAAGCTGAACGGCTATACAGAGGCTTTGACTGCGGCAGACACGCATTTGATTCGGCGGGCCCATGAAATGGGCTGCTCGTTTTTTATATCTCCCGATGTCGTTGCACTCAGGCGATTGCACTCAAAGAGTCTGTCGCACGGAAAACGCATAGGCTTCGGTTCCAGCGAGTTGAAAGCGATTCACGTGACGTTCGAGACGCATTACCGGCAGATCGCCGCAGGAGCGAAGCCTGAAGGCTTTGGAGCGTTAAATCAACATCGTAACTCTGATCAGATCGAAAGGGTGAAATGA
- a CDS encoding phage head-tail connector protein, with the protein MALTTLPKVKVHLGISNSAQDDLLNQLITEVESVIQHFTSRKSFDSASRTEYLDGNGKDELFLAHRPLTSVTGVWVDPDGYFGKGTDAFPSDSAWTEGGEFVPQSEEANEQNASMLISLNRIWPEGRGNIKVTYTAGYETIPADLELAANTLVALLRKGRKEGGMLASERLDQYSYQLLSHQNSNLYPEAGTVRSILARYHQ; encoded by the coding sequence ATGGCTTTGACGACACTGCCGAAAGTAAAGGTTCACCTGGGCATTTCCAATTCTGCTCAGGATGATCTGTTGAACCAGCTGATCACTGAGGTGGAATCGGTGATCCAGCACTTCACCAGTCGCAAGAGCTTTGATTCTGCTTCCAGGACCGAGTACCTGGACGGTAACGGTAAAGATGAGCTGTTCCTTGCCCATCGTCCCTTAACGAGCGTGACAGGCGTGTGGGTGGATCCAGACGGCTATTTCGGCAAGGGGACCGACGCCTTCCCATCTGATTCAGCATGGACTGAAGGGGGCGAGTTCGTTCCTCAGTCAGAAGAAGCCAACGAACAGAACGCGTCGATGCTGATTTCCCTGAATCGCATCTGGCCTGAAGGGCGCGGGAATATCAAGGTCACCTACACGGCAGGTTATGAGACCATCCCAGCAGACTTGGAACTGGCTGCCAACACGCTGGTGGCGTTGCTTCGCAAAGGACGGAAAGAGGGTGGGATGCTCGCCTCAGAGCGGCTTGATCAATACTCGTATCAGCTGCTTTCGCACCAGAATTCCAATCTGTACCCCGAAGCTGGCACCGTTCGTTCAATTCTCGCGAGGTACCACCAATGA
- a CDS encoding HK97 gp10 family phage protein yields the protein MITLGREFETDLKELETLLYRWSTEAETELKQSLRKIGARTQAEAVMRVPVETSNLKQKILWNLYQQAGEWFVEIGTNVIDYPEFLEFGTEYIASGRVKQLGTSPLLTDQQAVHNWPAKSGNATELTSVRIDTSGGAKGRLRSSKGKFLKARPQEQMPWLRPAFNKNRAWAIALLDQALAPPRSRQRNIA from the coding sequence ATGATTACCTTAGGTCGTGAATTTGAGACTGATCTGAAAGAGCTGGAGACCCTGCTCTATCGCTGGAGTACCGAAGCAGAAACAGAACTCAAGCAGTCATTGCGCAAGATCGGTGCACGAACCCAGGCAGAGGCGGTAATGCGCGTGCCCGTTGAGACGTCCAATCTCAAGCAGAAAATTCTCTGGAACCTGTACCAGCAGGCGGGTGAGTGGTTTGTTGAGATCGGCACGAATGTGATCGATTATCCTGAGTTTCTGGAATTCGGCACTGAATACATTGCCAGCGGTCGGGTCAAACAACTGGGGACCTCGCCGTTGCTGACCGATCAGCAGGCGGTACATAACTGGCCTGCCAAGTCTGGCAATGCAACTGAACTGACCTCGGTGCGGATTGATACGAGCGGTGGGGCTAAAGGTCGATTGCGAAGTTCCAAAGGCAAGTTTCTCAAGGCCCGACCACAGGAACAGATGCCGTGGCTGCGTCCGGCGTTTAATAAGAATCGTGCCTGGGCAATTGCATTGCTTGATCAGGCTTTAGCTCCCCCTCGTTCAAGGCAAAGGAATATCGCATGA
- a CDS encoding phage major capsid protein — MTWFQRMMLGFCVLMDEATDGTQGTGGGTATADPPQGGGGGTQTQSQNQPANTGFTADQLQSVTTAITQAVQEQVQTLADNQARLQAEVEQLSKPRTNGSQMFGAPGIRQGEDPMSSRGFQTARAMMMVKGELEPENCKVETDLSQKLVDFYCKQGFARAAQNSVFIPMASSEIAMNDTGLATEVRQCMAAGVQGADIGMAAHMAQQMGYERDRVNQSLSVYDDTAGGIWTRSDISTEFLPLIRNMEVMSRLGARTLTLPPNGAFNMGSQTSSTVGYWVGEKGTITGSTFGTGLKSMRAKKCAALVTYPNEFVRFASASVEAFIRADVALTLALLIDDAALQGVGSDLKPKGIINYSGIQTHTAGTVATDGNTFEPEDPNMMLGKLEDSNFDIDRLGPKWLMRGTMWRNMLNRRAGSGYAADDGKGAWLFQANRDDISKGAPSMLNGHQVVRSSQVSNERTKGSGTDLTYILLGIWQNLIIGRHGVLEVATADQNGNNFETDQRSIRFIQHVDTSVTYEESFVMCDSINMDLPGY; from the coding sequence ATGACCTGGTTCCAACGAATGATGTTAGGTTTTTGCGTTCTGATGGACGAAGCCACAGACGGCACACAAGGCACAGGCGGTGGGACTGCAACCGCTGATCCTCCCCAGGGTGGAGGCGGGGGCACTCAGACACAGTCTCAGAATCAGCCTGCTAATACCGGGTTTACCGCTGATCAATTGCAGTCAGTGACCACAGCGATTACTCAGGCCGTTCAGGAACAGGTGCAAACACTGGCCGATAATCAGGCCAGATTGCAAGCTGAGGTCGAGCAGCTTTCCAAGCCGCGCACGAATGGCTCTCAAATGTTCGGAGCTCCCGGAATTCGCCAAGGTGAAGACCCAATGTCGTCTCGCGGATTCCAGACAGCCCGCGCCATGATGATGGTAAAGGGGGAACTGGAACCGGAGAATTGTAAGGTCGAAACAGACCTCAGCCAGAAGCTTGTTGACTTCTACTGCAAGCAGGGTTTTGCACGAGCAGCCCAAAATTCGGTGTTTATCCCAATGGCATCTTCTGAAATTGCCATGAATGACACTGGACTGGCGACTGAAGTCCGACAGTGCATGGCCGCTGGTGTGCAGGGTGCTGATATTGGAATGGCTGCTCACATGGCTCAGCAGATGGGATACGAGCGTGACCGCGTCAATCAATCATTGAGCGTTTACGATGACACTGCTGGTGGTATCTGGACCCGTTCCGATATCTCTACTGAGTTCCTGCCCTTGATTCGGAACATGGAAGTCATGAGCCGATTGGGAGCTCGCACGTTGACGCTGCCACCCAATGGTGCGTTTAACATGGGATCTCAGACCAGTTCCACTGTTGGTTACTGGGTGGGTGAAAAAGGCACGATCACCGGCAGCACCTTTGGTACTGGCCTCAAATCGATGCGGGCCAAAAAATGTGCGGCCCTGGTCACCTATCCGAATGAGTTCGTGCGGTTCGCTTCGGCGTCTGTTGAAGCATTCATCCGTGCCGATGTGGCCCTGACACTCGCACTGCTGATTGATGATGCTGCACTGCAAGGTGTGGGATCGGATCTCAAACCAAAGGGGATCATCAACTACAGTGGTATTCAGACTCATACTGCGGGGACTGTGGCAACAGACGGTAATACGTTCGAGCCAGAAGACCCGAATATGATGCTGGGCAAACTGGAAGACTCCAACTTCGACATCGACCGCCTGGGTCCGAAGTGGCTGATGCGTGGAACGATGTGGCGTAACATGCTCAATCGTCGAGCTGGCTCTGGCTATGCTGCTGATGACGGTAAGGGAGCATGGTTGTTCCAGGCAAATCGTGATGACATTTCCAAGGGTGCTCCATCCATGCTGAATGGCCATCAGGTCGTACGTTCGTCTCAAGTTTCAAACGAACGCACCAAGGGCTCTGGAACCGACCTGACGTACATCCTGTTGGGGATCTGGCAAAACCTGATCATCGGTCGGCATGGGGTTCTCGAGGTAGCAACTGCCGACCAGAACGGAAACAACTTCGAAACAGACCAGCGTTCCATTCGCTTCATTCAGCACGTGGATACATCGGTCACTTACGAAGAGTCATTCGTGATGTGTGACAGCATCAATATGGATCTGCCTGGCTATTAG
- a CDS encoding glycosyltransferase, translating to MKKLTIGMAVYDDAPGVWFTIQDIRDDYPELMDQIEFIVVDNNPESKHGKATKDWVERWVSNGRYIPFEKGGTAAPRNHIFEVATAPSVLCLDSHVLLGDNALPRLLSWYEQFPDALDLFHGPMIYDGLDGNMATHMNEEWRDGMFGTWGFDPRGSNPDFLPFDIRMHGLGLFSCRKDAWLGFNPKFERFGGEEGYIHEKYRTHGRKTMCLPFLRWNHCFLRPEGPKYPICNSYKLRNYLIGWKELGMNLNDPINHFRSIGMHDAEIKRIIESTGIKHELPPKEQAA from the coding sequence ATGAAAAAACTGACGATAGGCATGGCAGTCTATGATGATGCACCTGGTGTGTGGTTTACGATCCAAGACATCAGGGATGACTACCCGGAGCTGATGGACCAAATTGAGTTCATCGTGGTCGATAATAATCCTGAATCAAAACACGGCAAAGCAACTAAGGACTGGGTTGAGAGGTGGGTTAGCAACGGACGCTATATACCGTTTGAGAAGGGGGGGACTGCTGCCCCTCGGAACCATATTTTCGAAGTCGCCACGGCTCCCTCTGTGCTTTGCCTCGACTCACATGTATTGCTCGGTGATAATGCCCTGCCCCGCCTTCTCAGCTGGTACGAGCAGTTCCCAGACGCCCTTGACCTCTTCCATGGTCCGATGATCTACGACGGGCTCGACGGCAACATGGCAACGCACATGAATGAAGAATGGCGTGACGGGATGTTCGGCACGTGGGGCTTTGACCCGCGCGGCAGCAATCCCGATTTTCTTCCGTTCGATATCCGCATGCACGGACTCGGTCTGTTCTCGTGCCGAAAAGATGCCTGGCTCGGATTCAATCCGAAGTTCGAGCGGTTCGGCGGTGAGGAAGGATACATCCACGAGAAATACCGCACGCATGGACGCAAAACAATGTGCCTGCCCTTCCTGCGCTGGAACCACTGCTTTCTCAGGCCAGAAGGTCCCAAGTACCCGATCTGCAACAGCTACAAGCTCAGGAACTATCTGATCGGCTGGAAAGAACTAGGCATGAATTTGAATGACCCGATCAATCATTTTCGTTCAATCGGGATGCACGACGCGGAAATCAAACGCATCATCGAAAGCACTGGTATCAAACACGAACTACCACCTAAAGAACAGGCAGCATGA
- a CDS encoding phage tail protein: MARTLTSATTTEKNKVTGAFPRKILEIQFGGATGNKYYAEELLHGPVPCEGRIVNWGQLSLSAEPGKVGGFDQLTITLEDSDRTMRSLFESFPGVQNKLAYVYLWFEGTDWDTDKIVLFAGVLSTPLNWNDRDVNWSISMKGLQEYFDKSIGRLIKQEDFNDVNCSECDGKTIPIVYGNPCKRVPACVIDRPGEGYLSSPFGQHDTIMTIHDEANKLFFTTGSSIQLVVGYPNNFELVTGSFSGPTSMIFNVTSRGSILASGNVSGIYAEGGQRYIMINQSALSDPNFNLRGYPLWLNNGAGWYETTITLWSFQGSQVAIVQEPPDFTADTSTQFKIGSVAQFKYNWMPGTPVYELGTYKYLLNYLPSKEVVLVEAKGSSGSAGGGQTKDVFLSYSDSSYSVSLNDKTHNEALGRASDADGVTTLTLNSTPAVYGFPNETIYATIKGIMNDSDDVIEDPADVLQHMLTNPYLGNISSGFIDSDSFTAAAASIVTKMAFAIQEEKKLNELVSNLAQQANCLLFWDQGKATLKYIETNFTGHQLALTPSNVKMDSIKVEMVPDKDMPTEMIAKFRQAIPSPEQRLSRTSDEAVANFKEKREELDLWAFQLPTSVAYATENWLAYKLLINRMINVSTFLNGLHLQPGDVVLLNYADGNGGLVFDGVYGRIRTVRHISGSLQQGAMEEIQLLIESNLWDFTINTSSPDDQTCARSIGVAVDGGRGIVSWPEAGVSPTTTGEPTTTGAPTTTTASGTTPEGGTTTTGAPWPCPDNLIGPSVDLDLTNYATGDCVSAITQSVMAKVHTIPRTGTNQYHVQYFEGGSPWSGDYGWRGEIFVTLYCNPGQNDSTNMNVYIRYRGEEEGHPNGVSQNVTFLLQGIVPTADSYDIPYNNGSACFTFPDHVTVTPNSE, translated from the coding sequence GTGGCTAGAACTTTAACGAGCGCAACGACCACAGAAAAAAACAAAGTCACCGGTGCGTTTCCGCGCAAAATATTGGAGATCCAATTCGGCGGTGCAACCGGTAACAAATACTACGCCGAAGAACTGCTGCACGGTCCGGTTCCCTGTGAAGGGAGAATCGTCAACTGGGGGCAGCTCTCTCTGTCTGCCGAACCCGGTAAGGTCGGCGGCTTCGATCAGCTCACGATTACTCTGGAAGATTCAGACCGGACCATGCGATCGCTGTTTGAATCATTCCCGGGCGTGCAAAACAAACTGGCTTACGTCTACCTCTGGTTTGAAGGGACTGATTGGGATACTGACAAAATCGTTCTGTTCGCCGGCGTGCTGTCCACTCCGCTCAACTGGAATGACCGCGACGTCAACTGGTCGATCAGCATGAAGGGCCTGCAGGAATACTTCGACAAATCGATTGGTCGGCTGATCAAACAGGAAGACTTCAACGACGTCAACTGCTCAGAATGCGATGGCAAGACCATCCCCATTGTTTACGGAAATCCCTGTAAACGAGTGCCGGCATGTGTGATTGACAGACCTGGTGAAGGTTATCTATCCAGTCCATTTGGCCAACATGACACGATCATGACGATTCATGATGAAGCCAACAAACTTTTTTTCACAACAGGCTCATCCATACAACTTGTCGTTGGCTACCCCAACAATTTCGAACTTGTGACTGGAAGTTTCTCGGGCCCCACTTCCATGATATTTAATGTCACGAGCAGAGGTAGCATTCTTGCCAGTGGTAATGTCTCTGGAATCTACGCAGAGGGCGGGCAGCGTTACATCATGATCAATCAGTCTGCTCTGAGTGATCCTAATTTTAATCTGAGAGGGTATCCACTTTGGCTAAACAATGGGGCTGGCTGGTACGAAACGACGATCACACTCTGGAGCTTCCAAGGTAGCCAGGTAGCCATTGTTCAAGAGCCTCCTGATTTCACTGCTGATACCTCGACGCAGTTTAAGATCGGTTCTGTTGCCCAGTTCAAATACAACTGGATGCCTGGTACTCCAGTCTATGAACTTGGGACCTACAAATATCTGTTGAATTACTTGCCTTCAAAAGAGGTTGTGTTGGTTGAAGCAAAAGGCTCGTCGGGTTCGGCTGGTGGTGGGCAGACTAAAGACGTGTTCCTCAGCTACAGTGATAGTTCCTATTCAGTGAGCCTGAACGACAAAACACACAATGAAGCACTGGGGCGGGCTTCTGATGCAGATGGTGTCACTACTCTGACCCTAAACAGCACACCTGCAGTTTACGGATTTCCGAACGAAACCATCTACGCCACCATCAAAGGGATCATGAATGATTCAGACGACGTGATTGAAGATCCGGCAGATGTGCTTCAACACATGCTGACAAACCCGTACCTGGGCAATATCAGTTCGGGGTTCATCGACTCAGATTCCTTCACGGCAGCTGCCGCTAGCATCGTCACGAAAATGGCATTCGCCATTCAGGAAGAAAAGAAACTGAATGAACTGGTCAGTAACTTGGCGCAGCAGGCGAACTGTCTCCTCTTCTGGGATCAGGGCAAGGCCACTCTGAAATATATTGAAACAAATTTCACAGGCCATCAGCTCGCACTCACGCCGTCGAATGTCAAAATGGATTCTATCAAGGTCGAGATGGTTCCTGACAAAGACATGCCGACAGAAATGATTGCCAAGTTCAGACAGGCAATTCCCAGTCCGGAACAAAGGCTGTCGCGAACCAGTGACGAAGCTGTTGCCAACTTTAAAGAGAAGCGTGAGGAGCTGGATCTCTGGGCTTTTCAGCTCCCGACTTCCGTTGCTTATGCAACTGAAAACTGGCTGGCTTACAAACTGCTGATCAATCGCATGATCAACGTCAGTACGTTCCTGAATGGGCTGCACCTGCAGCCGGGGGATGTGGTGCTCCTGAATTATGCTGACGGCAACGGCGGGCTTGTCTTCGACGGGGTCTACGGGCGAATCAGAACGGTCCGTCACATCTCAGGAAGCCTGCAGCAGGGAGCGATGGAAGAGATTCAGCTTCTGATTGAATCGAACCTGTGGGACTTCACAATCAATACGTCTTCACCAGATGACCAGACTTGCGCGAGATCAATCGGAGTTGCGGTCGATGGTGGAAGAGGCATTGTGTCCTGGCCTGAAGCAGGAGTATCACCGACCACGACTGGCGAACCAACCACGACTGGCGCGCCAACAACAACGACAGCATCAGGAACAACACCAGAAGGAGGAACAACCACAACAGGTGCTCCTTGGCCCTGCCCTGATAATCTTATTGGACCATCAGTTGATTTAGATCTCACGAATTACGCCACAGGCGATTGTGTCTCAGCGATCACACAGTCCGTCATGGCAAAGGTTCACACGATCCCCAGAACCGGCACAAATCAGTATCACGTTCAATACTTTGAAGGGGGATCGCCGTGGTCCGGTGACTATGGTTGGCGTGGTGAGATATTCGTGACGCTTTATTGTAATCCTGGGCAAAACGACAGCACGAACATGAATGTCTATATCAGATACCGCGGAGAAGAAGAGGGGCATCCAAACGGGGTATCGCAAAACGTTACGTTTCTGTTGCAAGGCATTGTTCCAACGGCAGATAGCTATGACATTCCATACAACAATGGCAGCGCGTGTTTCACCTTCCCTGACCATGTAACGGTTACGCCAAACAGCGAATAA